A section of the Salminus brasiliensis chromosome 10, fSalBra1.hap2, whole genome shotgun sequence genome encodes:
- the ncmap gene encoding noncompact myelin-associated protein yields the protein MQASTVHPVTNFTTVAQNSTTKSSQQILIQSSGAIIAIIVIAIIIILAILLIILKTYNRRTHAARMLAGSSNNQRKTTSATHSNMAMANVRGNSMASWENGFHIPRVDLGTVDQSPIEQISTTSSSTVVTIHDTPSSGNT from the exons ATGCAAGCTTCCACAGTTCATCCTGTGACCAACTTCACCACCGTAGCTCAAAACAGTACCACCAAGTCCTCACAACAAATCCTCATCcaga GTTCAGGAGCCATAATTGCTATTATTGTTATCGCCATCATAATCATCCTCGCCATCCTCCTAATCATCCTGAAGACGTACAACAG GAGGACACATGCTGCACGGATGCTTGCCGGGAGCTCCAACAACCAACGGAAAACCACGTCAGCGACACACTCCAACATGGCGATGGCGAATGTCCGGGGAAACTCTATGGCATCTTGGGAAAATGGATTCCACATACCGCGGGTGGACCTGGGAACTGTGGACCAGAGCCCCATCGAGCAGATCAGCACGACCAGCAGCTCGACTGTAGTCACAATACACGACACACCGTCGTCCGGAAACACATAA